In Torulaspora delbrueckii CBS 1146 chromosome 1, complete genome, one genomic interval encodes:
- the SPT2 gene encoding Spt2p (similar to Saccharomyces cerevisiae SPT2 (YER161C); ancestral locus Anc_8.224): protein MSFLSKISNLRKATPVVPPKQEPVSDKKSNEEEYTILPRNYVREEDPAVRRLKELRRQELLKSGELSKKVRGQSKPAPTRRRKDDDEGGSMGTKFKRKVRPHSAGSSLPTTNAKKAEPLKKLSFDELMKQAENNAQEKPNAMKEPSPVNSGPHRIPKSQGTTQQYVKKIGFKKGADRRNRNSTSPVPEIPTTKPYRDEPAPIKLKTMVNGFAKPNEKLRRQLEQRKRTIKPRTEYEDDGSDLDDFIEDDTMESENRRQSQRDTGYDRDEIWAMFNRGKRRSDYAFDDMEDDDMEANEMEILEEEEQARRMARLEDKREEQWLKRHEQEKKRRKRMKD from the coding sequence ATGAGTTTCCTATCAAAGATCTCTAACTTAAGAAAAGCCACTCCCGTTGTGCCGCCAAAGCAAGAACCAGTTAGCGATAAAAAGTcgaatgaagaagaatacacGATATTGCCCCGGAACTATgtaagagaagaagatccaGCTGTTAGGAGATTAAAGGAACTAAGGCGGcaagaacttttgaaaagtggAGAGCTTTCCAAGAAGGTGCGTGGCCAAAGTAAGCCTGCTCCGACcagaagaaggaaagatgatgatgagggAGGTTCAATGGGAACCAAGTTTAAAAGGAAAGTAAGACCACATTCAGCAGGGTCTTCATTACCTACTACAAATGCAAAGAAGGCTGAACCTTTAAAAAAGCTAAGTTTTGATGAGCTTATGAAGCAAGCTGAGAATAATGCCCAGGAGAAACCGAATGCCATGAAAGAGCCCTCTCCTGTAAACAGTGGGCCCCATCGAATCCCGAAGAGCCAAGGAACAACTCAACAATATGTCAAGAAAATTGGTTTTAAGAAAGGTGCCGACAGACGTAATAGAAACTCTACATCACCAGTACCCGAAATTCCAACTACAAAACCTTATCGTGATGAACCAGCACCTATAAAACTCAAAACAATGGTAAATGGATTTGCCAAACCTAATGAAAAGCTAAGGCGACAATTGGAACAGAGAAAACGAACTATCAAACCCCGGACAGaatatgaagatgacgGGAGTGAccttgatgatttcattgaGGACGACACTATGGAATCAGAGAATAGACGGCAATCCCAGAGAGATACGGGATATGACCGCGATGAAATATGGGCTATGTTCAACAGGGGAAAGAGACGTTCAGATTATGCCTTCGATGATATGGAGGATGACGACATGGAGGCAAATGAGATGGaaatcttggaagaagaagaacaagctAGAAGAATGGCAAGGCTAGAGGacaaaagagaagaacaGTGGTTGAAGAGGCACGAACAGGAGAAGAAACGTCGCAAACGAATGAAAGATTAA
- the VTC5 gene encoding Vtc5p (similar to Saccharomyces cerevisiae YDR089W; ancestral locus Anc_8.223), translating into MKFGNKILAKSVPEWKLNNIDYEKLKKAIKRATTKSGDGSDGENLEQCTQLFRDQFNHVNVFTSLKVKEISSRLVGIETSIINYKKRFPQSEGKDVRNKKLQSRQLKIVGSHLDNCSSELQRLSRYLILQKIALGKLFKKFVKHYPVGAAEAQAYIQKIRDLPEVTAGYDGISFTSVDLDPYLLEISLIVNILNDFQLKLSNDKSYNEDEDIISPSKKKVDSSLAFDRAVLANASLQKFLVSTENIEEFKFMILNHGFHMLDDEIISTSKGIRDTAESIPSMDAKSIKSARSFMALQQAITCQQAHHPVETPTSNLHGQDSAAKNQPSASSLHRSQPHLSLSILDNKSQPAFLEDNNVNQHPNLIMVSDDDDSHCILMCHVGGLRDHLETTDFGFAELKKLMSGEPIHEESSTMQNSVMSKSAIEWVQSRHLRPVGPRIDFKRSRFICNEENSIYLLSLDEGVTTGSGSTVPHTFVQLTKLPATTASANKDKKLTELCDALIENKTQSYPLSPHITLWKICFELYRSHNLQADLFKFLLKDEYDIEDAALNSEEFFLLGRDSTLKMCSEKLISGFESEGNNRRQSVIRAKPKVQQAIEKPRVRYWNEFDDDPEFHDTGFYINDNNGSQTDEERNPDFDSGFILFNKHFITSAYILCQRIKGLFGLQDRRALLGHVNNYGSISSASTTNSFDEMQAYLTATDECGDSDSVYEYKHDQVITFMYLSSLFTGCVTAGISLGIVLALFHKEGSQADLEVADLLVAMIAISLVISLVLICISLLLLFSRFNLAPAWHYITCFILFLVVIFTVCYGFTEIFF; encoded by the coding sequence ATGAAGTTTGGTAATAAGATATTGGCCAAGTCTGTCCCGGAGTGGAAGTTAAATAATATAGACtatgaaaagttgaagaaagctatTAAGCGTGCAACCACAAAGAGTGGTGATGGGAGCGATGGCGAAAACTTGGAACAGTGTACGCAGTTGTTTCGGGACCAATTTAATCATGTGAATGTTTTTACTTCGCTGAAAGTGAAGGAGATTTCTTCTAGGTTGGTCGGAATTGAGACTTCTATTATAAATTATAAGAAAAGGTTCCCACAGTCCGAAGGTAAGGATGTGAGGAATAAAAAATTACAATCTAGGCAACTGAAGATAGTTGGATCTCACCTGGATAATTGTAGCTCTGAGTTGCAAAGGTTGTCTAGGTATTTGATTCTGCAAAAGATTGCCCTGGGGAAActgttcaagaaatttgttAAACACTACCCAGTGGGTGCTGCAGAGGCTCAAGCTtacattcaaaaaatccGTGATTTGCCTGAGGTAACTGCTGGTTATGATGGGATTTCCTTTACAAGTGTTGATTTGGATCCTTATCTCCTGGAAATTTCATTAATAGTCAATATCCTAAACgatttccaattgaaactttcaaatgatAAATCTTAtaatgaggatgaagatattATATCGCCttccaagaagaaagtggaCTCTTCACTTGCTTTTGATCGCGCTGTATTGGCGAATGCAAGTTTGCAGAAATTTTTAGTGTCTACCGAGAACATTGAGGAGTTCAAATTCATGATTTTGAATCACGGTTTCCACATGCTAGATGATGAGATTATTTCTACTTCAAAGGGGATCAGAGACACGGCAGAGAGCATCCCTTCCATGGATGCTAAGTCTATCAAGTCCGCTAGGTCTTTCATGGCTTTACAGCAAGCAATCACCTGCCAACAGGCTCATCATCCAGTCGAGACACCTACCTCGAATTTACATGGCCAGGATTCTGCTGCCAAGAATCAGCCTTCTGCATCATCTTTGCATCGCAGTCAGCCGCATCTTTCTTTGTCCATCTTAGATAACAAGAGTCAGCCAGCtttcttggaagataaTAATGTTAATCAACATCCAAACCTTATTATGGTttcagatgatgacgaCAGCCATTGTATTTTGATGTGTCATGTGGGTGGTTTGAGAGATCATTTAGAGACTACAGATTTTGGATTCGCTGAGCTGAAGAAACTGATGTCTGGTGAACCGATCCatgaagaaagctcaacCATGCAAAACTCCGTCATGTCAAAATCTGCGATTGAATGGGTCCAATCCCGTCATTTGAGGCCAGTGGGCCCCAGAATCGACTTtaagagatcaagattCATTTGCAACGAAGAAAATTCCATTTACTTGCTTTCACTGGATGAAGGTGTTACAACGGGAAGTGGCAGCACAGTACCACACACATTTGTGCAGCTCACAAAACTGCCCGCGACTACTGCTTCTGCTAACAAGGACAAGAAATTAACTGAACTTTGTGACGcattgattgaaaataagACCCAGTCGTATCCATTATCCCCTCACATCACATTGTGGAAAATTTGTTTCGAGCTTTATCGCTCACATAATCTGCAGGCAGATTTGTTTaaattcttgttgaaagaCGAATACGATATTGAGGATGCAGCTTTGAATAGCGAGgaatttttcttgttgGGTAGGGACTctactttgaagatgtgctctgagaaattgatctcAGGGTTTGAAAGCGAGGGCAATAACAGGAGACAAAGTGTCATACGCGCAAAGCCAAAGGTGCAACAGGCCATTGAAAAGCCTAGGGTTCGTTACTGGAAcgaatttgatgatgatcctGAGTTTCATGATACCGGATTCTACATCAACGATAACAATGGTTCTCAAACTGATGAGGAGAGAAATCCAGATTTTGATAGTGGGTTTATTCTCTTTAACAAGCATTTTATCACATCCGCCTACATTTTATGTCAGAGAATTAAAGGACTGTTTGGCTTGCAGGATAGGAGAGCACTATTGGGCCATGTAAATAACTATGGTTCCATTAGTAGTGCATCCACCACTAATTCATTCGACGAAATGCAAGCCTACCTCACGGCTACTGATGAATGTGGTGACAGTGATTCAGTTTACGAATACAAACACGATCAAGTGATCACTTTCATGTACCTATCATCTTTATTCACAGGTTGTGTCACTGCTGGTATTTCCTTGGGTATTGTTCTGGCTTTGTTCCATAAGGAAGGATCTCAAGCCGATTTGGAAGTTGCCGATCTCTTAGTGGCGATGATTGCTATCTCATTGGTGATCTCTCTAGTCCTTATCTGCATCAGTCTCTTGTTACTTTTTAGCAGGTTCAATTTAGCCCCGGCTTGGCATTACATCACCTGCTTCATTCTGTTCCTAGTCGTCATATTCACCGTTTGTTATGGTTTCACAGAGATTTTCTTCTAG
- the SLU7 gene encoding mRNA splicing protein SLU7 (similar to Saccharomyces cerevisiae SLU7 (YDR088C); ancestral locus Anc_8.222) — protein MSGSQDSTTENVHIPRYIKNQPWYYRDTKGGEDGKEDYLVHHRQLKKGGALEIDNNSEPKVGHGISDEFETVKIGKRGGRRCENCGATGHVRRDCLERARKIPKSAEDSGLTVTVRRETSDSSDWDARKDRWFGYTGKEYDELLKKWENRKIASAQPEKEELWDTDEEVELIKLGLYKDTSGLLKQDDSHNTALHRASVRLREDRAAYLNDVHSQDIKYDPKSRLYKSEELGSIDEESHMFRRHLTGEAQELDQLKKFTLAHAKKMGVRDEVESDSKVSHVLIANPTKYEQMLRQERKKQPPREASITELQAKKTTGTAQSRKAKQDLKDLYG, from the coding sequence atGAGTGGCTCACAGGACTCTACGACGGAGAATGTGCACATTCCGCGGTACATTAAGAATCAGCCATGGTACTATCGGGACACTAAAGGCGGCGAAGATGGCAAGGAAGATTACTTAGTGCACCATCGGCAGCTGAAAAAGGGTGGtgctcttgaaattgacaATAATTCGGAACCCAAGGTTGGTCATGGGATCAGTGATGAGTTCGAAACTGTGAAGATTGGCAAACGAGGTGGCCGTCGATGCGAGAATTGCGGTGCTACTGGTCATGTAAGAAGAGACTGTCTTGAGCGGGCTCGAAAAATACCAAAATCCGCAGAGGACTCTGGGTTAACCGTTACAGTGCGAAGGGAGACTTCTGATTCTTCTGACTGGGATGCAAGGAAGGATAGATGGTTTGGTTACACCGGGAAGGAATACGATGAATTGCTCAAGAAGTGGGAAAACCGCAAGATAGCTAGCGCACAGCCggagaaagaagagctttGGGATACggatgaagaagtggaaCTAATCAAGTTGGGGCTTTACAAAGATACGTCTGGGCTGTTAAAGCAAGACGATTCACACAACACCGCATTGCACAGGGCCTCAGTACGACTCAGAGAAGACCGAGCAGCATATTTGAACGACGTGCACTCACAAGACATCAAATATGATCCGAAATCACGTCTTTACAAGAGTGAAGAACTCGGTTCAATCGACGAAGAGTCCCATATGTTCCGCAGACATCTGACGGGTGAAGCACAAGAActggatcaattgaaaaagttcaCACTAGCACACGCCAAGAAGATGGGCGTGAGAGATGAAGTCGAGAGTGATTCAAAGGTCAGCCATGTTCTTATTGCGAACCCAACCAAGTACGAGCAAATGTTACGCCAAGAGCGTAAGAAGCAACCCCCACGAGAAGCTTCAATCACAGAATTACAAGCGAAGAAAACAACTGGCACAGCCCAATCTCGTAAGGCGAAACAGGATCTGAAGGACCTCTACGGCTAG
- the RRP1 gene encoding Rrp1p (similar to Saccharomyces cerevisiae RRP1 (YDR087C); ancestral locus Anc_8.221) — protein METNTFVKQLASNSRNVRENALETLHKYLNTKQFKDAKQLQYNKLWKGLYYAMWFSDRPRPQQRLANELGELNVFYFNERDNKDAEGTLTLNDEAFIKFSKAFWKIICMEWFQIDRYRIDKFLMLVRRVVFNQLKYLKLRNWDEQVVEAYIDKVLKWLPLSASLKVYNGVPLHIIDVLLDEWERLVRPEDEEEDLDLAQLVQETPLAQFLKIFQDIVANTDNSKVLREAIKKELLADPRLVSWGFSTAKPITQETQNEPEDSDDDEEAEEWHGF, from the coding sequence ATGGAGACCAATACCTTTGTCAAGCAGTTAGCTTCGAACAGTCGGAACGTGCGGGAGAATGCATTGGAGACTTTACACAAATATTTGAACACTaaacaattcaaagatgCAAAACAGCTGCAATATAACAAACTATGGAAGGGATTGTACTATGCTATGTGGTTTAGTGATCGTCCCAGACCGCAGCAGAGACTTGCCAATGAACTTGGAGAGCTGAACGTTTTCTATTTCAATGAGCGTGATAATAAAGACGCTGAGGGAACTTTGACTTTAAATGACGAGGCATTTATCAAATTTAGTAAAGCGTTCTGGAAAATCATTTGCATGGAATGGTTCCAGATCGACCGTTACCGTATTGACAAGTTTTTAATGCTCGTCAGAAGGGTTGTTTTCAACCAGTTGaaatacttgaaattgagaaattggGACGAGCAAGTTGTAGAAGCGTACATCGACAAAGTGCTAAAATGGCTACCGCTAAGTGCGAGCCTCAAAGTGTACAACGGGGTGCCCTTGCACATTATTGATGTTCTCCTCGACGAATGGGAGAGACTCGTGCGGCCcgaagacgaagaagaagatctggATTTGGCACAGCTTGTCCAAGAGACTCCACTTGCACAGTTTCTGaaaatctttcaagatataGTTGCCAACACCGACAACAGCAAAGTGCTTAGAGAAGcgatcaagaaagaactTCTTGCGGACCCCAGACTTGTCTCCTGGGGATTTTCCACTGCAAAACCTATAACACAAGAAACCCAAAATGAGCCAGAAGACAGTGATGACGACGAGGAGGCAGAAGAGTGGCACGGTTTCTAG
- the SSS1 gene encoding translocon subunit SSS1 (similar to Saccharomyces cerevisiae SSS1 (YDR086C); ancestral locus Anc_8.220): MARINEKSQGASQIEKLTDAPLEFVKEGQQFLAKCKKPDVKEYTKIVRAVGIGFVAVGVIGYAIKLVHIPIRYLIV; this comes from the coding sequence ATGGCCAGGATTAACGAGAAAAGTCAAGGCGCTAGTCAGATCGAGAAACTAACAGACGCTCCTTTGGAGtttgtcaaagaaggtCAACAATTTTTGGCCAAATGTAAGAAACCAGACGTTAAGGAGTACACGAAGATCGTGCGTGCGGTTGGAATCGGTTTCGTGGCTGTCGGTGTGATTGGCTACGCTATCAAACTTGTGCACATCCCAATCAGATATTTGATCGTCTAA
- the BUR6 gene encoding negative cofactor 2 transcription regulator complex subunit BUR6 (similar to Saccharomyces cerevisiae BUR6 (YER159C); ancestral locus Anc_8.219): MEDLEVKMEGSEPQQTVRTPEPGLQDVFDRIKTQFPTCKVKKIMQTDEDIGKVSQATPVIAGRSLEFFIALLVKRSSEVARQLGCKRISGEVMKETILTDEKFDFLRENVCGEAADHGQEDQEQDSPQED, encoded by the coding sequence ATGGAGGATTTGGAAGTTAAGATGGAGGGCAGTGAACCCCAGCAGACAGTTAGGACACCAGAACCGGGTCTTCAAGACGTTTTCGACCGCATAAAGACCCAATTTCCCACCTGCAAAGTAAAGAAAATAATGCAAACAGATGAAGACATCGGCAAAGTCTCGCAAGCAACCCCAGTCATTGCAGGAAGGTCTCTTGAGTTTTTCATAGCACTTTTGGTGAAGAGAAGCAGTGAAGTGGCCCGTCAGCTCGGTTGCAAGCGTATTAGCGGAGAAGTGATGAAAGAAACGATCCTGACCGATGAGAAGTTCGATTTTCTACGAGAAAACGTGTGTGGAGAGGCAGCAGACCATGGTCAAGAGGACCAAGAACAGGATTCACCTCAGGAAGACTAA
- the TDEL0A01440 gene encoding uncharacterized protein (ancestral locus Anc_8.218): MGSLSFQASNGIIWPTYVVLLLSASAVAYWKRDSKTFLSANGTQKALPLAFNFVASGLGCGVLSAYPQIANIDGLHGLLVYALAGGLPMFLFAFLGPIIRKKTPNGFVLTEWVFHRFGLLTGWYLGACTILTVFLFMVSEVASLKYAIETIAGIKALPVIIIECVVTTIYTTIGGFHISFITDTLQVSVVFVLLIIVACAMGKYVHIDSSMIEPSGLLKANKLGWQLVYILTFAIFTNDFFMSGFWLRTFASRSNKDLMIGCSIACVILVVFVTVIGVTGFIAVWAGLISVADEENSGAAFFILLAQLPSWVMGFTLVFVVVLSTCTLDSLQSALVSSVSNDVFRNKIPIMYVRGLVLLVMVPVVVVGLIAEDVLSIYLIVDLLSSSVVPVLVFGLSKRFEKYWTGWEVVGGGLGGILATWIFGTVYYDSPEEGGKLLLITNGLYADDWGTFGAFVVAPFGGIAFGFFIMLIRLDCVKLYSNKDGVFHRSANKVGAVTGITGLHRFYRHWEDRLITRSNVEVVNETESLTLQNTTTLDKKQSAVDTYQSTLFAE; encoded by the coding sequence ATGGGTAGTCTCTCTTTCCAGGCAAGTAACGGTATCATATGGCCAACATACGTGGTTTTACTGCTTAGTGCGTCCGCTGTGGCGTACTGGAAGCGGGATAGTAAGACTTTCTTGAGTGCTAATGGTACTCAGAAGGCTTTGCCTCTGGCATTTAACTTTGTCGCATCTGGTTTGGGTTGTGGTGTGCTTAGTGCATACCCACAAATTGCTAATATCGATGGGTTGCACGGCTTGCTAGTGTATGCCTTAGCTGGTGGTTTGCCCATGTTTTTGTTTGCTTTCTTGGGTCCTATTATTAGAAAGAAAACTCCGAATGGGTTTGTTTTGACTGAGTGGGTTTTCCATAGGTTTGGTCTGCTTACTGGATGGTATTTGGGTGCTTGTACTATCTTGACCGTTTTCCTGTTTATGGTGAGTGAAGTGGCTTCTTTAAAATATGCGATTGAAACCATTGCTGGGATCAAGGCTTTGCCCGTGATTATTATCGAATGTGTGGTTACTACCATTTACACTACGATCGGTGGGTTTCATATCTCGTTCATCACCGATACGTTGCAAGTCAGTGTTGTGTTTGTTCTATTGATTATCGTTGCGTGTGCAATGGGCAAATACGTTCACATTGACAGTTCGATGATCGAACCTTCTGGTCTGCTCAAGGCTAACAAGCTAGGTTGGCAATTGGTTTACATTTTAACGTTTGCTATCTTCACGAACGATTTCTTCATGAGTGGGTTCTGGCTTAGAACTTTtgcttcaagatcaaacaaGGATCTAATGATCGGCTGTTCGATCGCTTGTGTTATTTTAGTGGTTTTTGTCACTGTCATCGGTGTCACTGGGTTTATCGCCGTCTGGGCAGGCTTGATCTCAGTcgcagatgaagaaaactCCGGTGCggctttcttcatcctACTGGCGCAGCTACCTTCTTGGGTCATGGGGTTCACCCTGgtgtttgttgttgtgttATCCACTTGTACCttggattctttgcaaagcgCTTTGGTGTCATCGGTCTCCAATGATGTCTTTAGAAACAAGATTCCCATCATGTACGTTCGTGGGTTGGTCTTGCTAGTGATGGTCCCTGTTGTCGTTGTTGGTCTGATCGCTGAAGACGTTTTGAGTATCTACCTGATTGTTGATCTGCTCTCCAGTAGTGTTGTGCCAGTACTAGTCTTTGGTCTGTCTAAGAGATTCGAAAAGTACTGGACTGGTTGGGAAGTCGTTGGCGGTGGTCTTGGAGGTATTCTAGCCACCTGGATCTTCGGTACCGTTTACTACGACTCCCCTGAGGAAGGTGGGAAACTATTACTGATTACCAATGGGTTGTACGCCGATGATTGGGGTACCTTTGGTGCGTTTGTTGTCGCACCATTTGGTGGTATTGcctttggtttcttcatcatgcTTATCAGACTGGACTGCGTCAAGCTTTACAGCAACAAGGACGGCGTATTCCACAGATCTGCCAACAAAGTCGGTGCCGTTACTGGTATTACTGGCTTGCATCGCTTCTACAGACACTGGGAAGACCGTCTAATCACACGTTCAAACGTTGAAGTAGTTAACGAAACCGAGAGTCTCACACTACAAAACACGACAACCTTGGACAAGAAACAATCTGCAGTTGACACTTACCAGTCTACTCTCTTTGCCGAATAA